A region of Necator americanus strain Aroian chromosome I, whole genome shotgun sequence DNA encodes the following proteins:
- a CDS encoding hypothetical protein (NECATOR_CHRI.G2554.T1), with protein sequence MGKGFQNFMSKKDFHPSAWWNLKRVWEVRQKKAIDDKRQEDLRVQYEKEQEMLNNKALLGDEKAKMGLSFMYDAPAGMARKEEPKEEPKFEWQRKYHAPREEWAKDNDQIQDQPFGIQVRNVRCCKCHKWGHLNTDNECPLYGMSGNYEDAGYANNPSDLIKELQKERQAVGPSRVKEDRMEKGAFMDRTQLAEEMKDTHGLRLKGSVLNVIREDQEVSTLKAEPNEAEQMKMFLASLTDKEKKKLMKKLVGATEGDKDKKKKKRKEKKRDKKKKHGAKNEEKKQIKRERPDSSSSQSSDDDEAVKKSKRRRRSNSRGNTILIQTSEDSSDVKRETNVRDQGRRRHDSSSDEELTTSKHEYTARYESQKCIRNSCIDEDTKGSNKKSKTNEKKFSRGRDRSQKDSRSSDDDRKLQSSSSGHNAVKGKHHEEASKRRRRRSSSSSPHNRRRRSVTRSRSPRDRRR encoded by the exons ATGGGGAAAGGCTTCCAAAATTTTATGTCCAAGAAGGACTTCCATCCAAGTGCATGGTGGAATTTGAAGAGG GTATGGGAAGTCCGCCAAAAAAAGGCCATTGATGACAAAAGACAGGAAGATCTTCGCGTACAGTACGAAAAAGAGCAAGAAATGTTGAACAACAA GGCTTTGCTCGGTGACGAAAAAGCGAAGATGGGACTATCGTTCATGTACGATGCACCAGCTGGAATGGCTAGAAAAGAGGAGCCCAAA GAAGAGCCAAAATTCGAATGGCAACGCAAATATCATGCTCCTCGTGAAGAATGGGCCAAGGACAATGACCAAATCCAAGATCAACCTTTCGGTATACAG gTTCGAAACGTACGATGTTGCAAGTGTCATAAATGGGGTCACTTGAACACGGATAACGAATGCCCACTTTACGGCATGAGCGGAAACTATGAAGATGCTGGAT ATGCGAACAACCCGTCAGATTTGATCAAAGAGTTACAAAAAGAACGACAAGCTGTTGGTCCATCTCGTGTAAAGGAAGATCGTATGGAAAAAGGCGCTTTCATGGATCGTACGCAGCTggctgaagaaatgaaagatacACATGGTCTCCGCCTCAAAGGAAGTGTTTTGAATG TAATCCGTGAAGATCAAGAAGTGAGCACCTTGAAGGCAGAACCAAACGAGGCTGAACAGATGAAAATGTTCCTTGCCAGTCTTacagacaaagaaaaaaagaaactaatgaA AAAATTAGTTGGTGCTACGGAAGGGGATAaggataagaagaaaaagaagcgtaaggaaaaaaagcgggacaaaaagaaaaaacacggtgccaaaaatgaagaaaaaaagcaaataaagagAGAGCGCCCCGATTCGTCGTCGTCGCAGTCTTCAG ATGATGATGAGGctgtgaaaaaaagcaaacgtCGACGAAGATCAAATAGCAGAG GGAATACGATTCTCATACAAACATCTG AAGATTCATCTGATGTGAAGAGAGAAACAAATGTCCGGGACCAAGGTCGTCGACGACATGATTCTAGTAGTGACGAAG AGTTGACAACGTCAAAGCATGAATACACTGCAAGATACGAGTCACAGAAATGTATACGAAATTCATGCATTGATGAAGATACTAAAG GGTCTAACAAGAAGTCGAAGActaatgagaagaaattttctcgcGGGAGGGATCGTAGTCAAAAGGACTCAAGGAGTAGCGATG ATGATCGAAAATTGCaaagcagcagcagcggcCACAACGCGGTAAAAGGGAAACATCACGAGGAGGCGAGCAAACGAAGAAG acgtcgttcatcttcttcatctcCGCACAACCGGAGAAGACGTTCAGTAACTAGATCAAGATCTCCGCGTGACAGGCGACGATAG
- a CDS encoding hypothetical protein (NECATOR_CHRI.G2554.T2), with translation MGKGFQNFMSKKDFHPSAWWNLKRVWEVRQKKAIDDKRQEDLRVQYEKEQEMLNNKALLGDEKAKMGLSFMYDAPAGMARKEEPKEEPKFEWQRKYHAPREEWAKDNDQIQDQPFGIQVRNVRCCKCHKWGHLNTDNECPLYGMSGNYEDAGYANNPSDLIKELQKERQAVGPSRVKEDRMEKGAFMDRTQLAEEMKDTHGLRLKGSVLNVIREDQEVSTLKAEPNEAEQMKMFLASLTDKEKKKLMKKLVGATEGDKDKKKKKRKEKKRDKKKKHGAKNEEKKQIKRERPDSSSSQSSDDDEAVKKSKRRRRSNSREDSSDVKRETNVRDQGRRRHDSSSDEELTTSKHEYTARYESQKCIRNSCIDEDTKGSNKKSKTNEKKFSRGRDRSQKDSRSSDDDRKLQSSSSGHNAVKGKHHEEASKRRRRRSSSSSPHNRRRRSVTRSRSPRDRRR, from the exons ATGGGGAAAGGCTTCCAAAATTTTATGTCCAAGAAGGACTTCCATCCAAGTGCATGGTGGAATTTGAAGAGG GTATGGGAAGTCCGCCAAAAAAAGGCCATTGATGACAAAAGACAGGAAGATCTTCGCGTACAGTACGAAAAAGAGCAAGAAATGTTGAACAACAA GGCTTTGCTCGGTGACGAAAAAGCGAAGATGGGACTATCGTTCATGTACGATGCACCAGCTGGAATGGCTAGAAAAGAGGAGCCCAAA GAAGAGCCAAAATTCGAATGGCAACGCAAATATCATGCTCCTCGTGAAGAATGGGCCAAGGACAATGACCAAATCCAAGATCAACCTTTCGGTATACAG gTTCGAAACGTACGATGTTGCAAGTGTCATAAATGGGGTCACTTGAACACGGATAACGAATGCCCACTTTACGGCATGAGCGGAAACTATGAAGATGCTGGAT ATGCGAACAACCCGTCAGATTTGATCAAAGAGTTACAAAAAGAACGACAAGCTGTTGGTCCATCTCGTGTAAAGGAAGATCGTATGGAAAAAGGCGCTTTCATGGATCGTACGCAGCTggctgaagaaatgaaagatacACATGGTCTCCGCCTCAAAGGAAGTGTTTTGAATG TAATCCGTGAAGATCAAGAAGTGAGCACCTTGAAGGCAGAACCAAACGAGGCTGAACAGATGAAAATGTTCCTTGCCAGTCTTacagacaaagaaaaaaagaaactaatgaA AAAATTAGTTGGTGCTACGGAAGGGGATAaggataagaagaaaaagaagcgtaaggaaaaaaagcgggacaaaaagaaaaaacacggtgccaaaaatgaagaaaaaaagcaaataaagagAGAGCGCCCCGATTCGTCGTCGTCGCAGTCTTCAG ATGATGATGAGGctgtgaaaaaaagcaaacgtCGACGAAGATCAAATAGCAGAG AAGATTCATCTGATGTGAAGAGAGAAACAAATGTCCGGGACCAAGGTCGTCGACGACATGATTCTAGTAGTGACGAAG AGTTGACAACGTCAAAGCATGAATACACTGCAAGATACGAGTCACAGAAATGTATACGAAATTCATGCATTGATGAAGATACTAAAG GGTCTAACAAGAAGTCGAAGActaatgagaagaaattttctcgcGGGAGGGATCGTAGTCAAAAGGACTCAAGGAGTAGCGATG ATGATCGAAAATTGCaaagcagcagcagcggcCACAACGCGGTAAAAGGGAAACATCACGAGGAGGCGAGCAAACGAAGAAG acgtcgttcatcttcttcatctcCGCACAACCGGAGAAGACGTTCAGTAACTAGATCAAGATCTCCGCGTGACAGGCGACGATAG